The Episyrphus balteatus chromosome 3, idEpiBalt1.1, whole genome shotgun sequence genome segment TGCAAAAATACCCCACCCCTGATACACCGCATCGCACCACCACCGCCCAGCAACTTAAACTTTTCGTGCAGTTTTggaaagtttttcaattttgaatagCAAAGGGATTCAAATTTATTCGTTCCAATGAAGTTTTGTCTGTAGATTTGATTTAGATAAGAGGATTAAAATATAGAATCCATTTAAATGGGACACACAATGGAGGTAATGGTTTTCCTTGAAAGATAATCTTAAGATAAatgaaactttaaaattaatctTGTGTTTCTGTAATTAATATTTGTAGAAAGGGTTGTCGACATTTCGAAGTGAAAGATAAGATTACCTTGATACAATCATAAtaattttgaagagtttttttcttttgttaacaTGCCATTTgtatttgttataattttaatttagtaGAAAATGTAGATATAGTCTCTAGAATCAAATGTATGGTTTCaaatactgcccataatctcgtaaaggccataactacatttttcttacttctgagCTATAGAGCGAAACACCAAATTTTGcatataaaatgaaattaaaagtacattttgaattttctgacttatttgaagacctaggctaaaaaaataaatgagaatagatcagagacaatgccctaactccaaatatgcaaaaaaattaaaatcgaaaattttgaaattaggacctttacgagattatgggcagaatAGATGTCTGTGAGTCATaggtattattttattattcttacCGTTCGAAAATACATTCatgaactatttttttaatattttaagttcCCTAGCATttgtttataaaacaaatttcatccaaatccatTTAATGAGACAGCAAACTTTATATTCATAACGGAAACCCAAAAGTTTCTTAGAGGTCTAGTTACTGAATTATCTGCATCCAAAATTTTTAGTCTTACTTTGTGATTCAGATATCTGGGGaccaaagtctcaaaacaagtattggttttcagatatgagttcacagtgaacaggatGTGCAtacatatctatttttttttttttaagattttccaaaaaaatcctATGGGTACCCCTTGCCTTATAAAAtacatttgcaaaaaatttccACCAAATTCACCGAGTGAGACagcaaaagaaaggtctctttaagatctattcataactgaaaactggTTGTTTAGTTATttgcattcaaatattttttttttctcttgcaTTAGGAGGCAGATATCTGCGGACCAAAGCCTAGCATCCGTTGGAGGCCCCGAGACACTGCCTCGGCTGCCCCAATGCTATGAACCCCTCTGAAAAGGTCGTTAGTTTTACCttaaattttatagtaaaaaatttatttttcaagtacacatttataaaataatattaagttttttcaaGCCCTCAATGAAATATGATGTATATAAtaatgaaatgtattttttcttctctttgcAGCTATCTCACAGAGTGCTATGATGAACTGGGTACGCAGTACAAAGTACCAATCTATTGTCTGTCATATCCTATTAACATAGTTAAAGAAGAAAACGGTCGAGATTCGCCGGCGGAATTTTCTGAACCAGTGGATGGTGGTACGGAGGTTATACTTAAACTACGCATCTCCTCCACAATGTCCGATGTTAAACTTTCAGTATACTCAAAAGACATGATTGGTCAATGTAAAAAGAAACTACAGGTAATTTTTTCTATCAAACATCAGTAGTTGCATTTGTATTgggcgtactttttttttgtctaagaaataaaacaaaaaaaaataatatttttattaataaatgcatgcattttctctaaaaaataaaaactaattccaaaattttatttttaaggctGTTGAAGGAATTGATGCATGCTGCCAGCGATGGTTCTATAGTGGCAAACTTCTCGGCGATAAAGTACCCCTCGAAGATTGTCACATACAAAATGGTTATGTGGTGCAGGTCATTGTTAATACCGAACACTATAACCATGATATGATAACGAGTGTACCTATTGCTAGCTAGCCAAAAACCCCACAACTTTTGTTAACGCACActcaacaccaacaacagcaagaaaaagaacaaGAACAAGAGCAAAAACTAACATCTACATTagtggaagaagaagaagaacagcCGCAACTGAAAGCCTTACGCGCAATAAATTGGCAAAGTGTTGTTTCGCAATCCAACGCAATTCTTAGATAAAAAAACACAACGCCTACAAGCAACGCCCTTGTCTCTTAAGCTCTCTAAAATCCGACAACGAGACTTGACTTTGCattgttaacttaaaaaaaaaaaaattgaaaaaaaaacaaaaaataaataaaacattaatataataattaaaataaaaaacataaaaaactgTATAACTGTTTATAAAGGCCCAGTGTAGCCACGAATCTACATAATATATATTACGTTAGGCTGTACTTCTTAATTATTTAACCAACCTTTATGAGTTGTTATCTAAGtacttttaagtattttttttgctaagtgttttttgcaTCTTAAACCCCACGCCagaagtgaaaaaacaaaaacactcaaAAAAACCACTCACCGTCAGTGTGTAgcataaatttgttaaatatatataattgaaaaatattaatagtttgtcattaatttttgagatttgcattcaattgcaaaaaaaaagcaataaatagATATGGTTAGCACAGAATTTtagttgtaaacaaaaataaaaaaaaaaaaaactgctcaaGCGCTGGAGCGCATAatttacttattatttttttttattcttataaataaaacaatagagACCctaatgtaaaataattttaattattttagattttttgttaacaGCAAATTAATATGAAGTGACCAGCAGCGATAACGAAATAAAATACAACGGCTGGAACGTTTTGTTATATTACATGTTTTgaagtttatttgaaataattttatttactactaaaagaaaaaaaaaatgaagtttgttttattctttttttaatattttttttatttatctcagCCTTTTTCATTCTCCAAACattacttcttttttgttaactCGATATTCGAGATTGATTGTAAATGTAGAAaaataatacgaaaaaaaaacaaaacaaaacaaaaatataagagaacaaaaattatatatacaaatgcgatttatttgaaaagaaaacaacacaaaatattaaaaaaaaacataaaattttctatataagaaaaaactgcctgtgtttttatttatgcaGATTTTCTATGTTTATTTGATGTCAAAGCACAACTTAGACCTAATTAGATTCTTCTAGCCGATAACATTAGATAACCAAAGACCCAAAGGGAGCAGAGATACACAgattatatttataaatatcgtCAACTGAAAATTGCAgggtatgaaaaaaatattagtttgaGATGCAAGGAAAACAAAGAACTTAGATGaaattttgttataactttattattattacattATGCCGACTTTTTGCCATATCATACCCCCatcaatttgatttttaagcttatttttttaaatagataggTATATGAAGAATATGTTTATACTCTTTgtatatttttggtttggatTTTTTAACTGCACACAATTACCTTATCGACAACATAAGCAAACTgcgttaataaaaaaaaaaggaaattgcttttggattttcgaatagttcaaaattctatgatttaagttacttattgaaaaatttaaggAATTTGTCCTTGACAGGGTCCTTTTATTGACAAATTTAGCGATATTTATAGTCTACATCGGACGATTTGAAAATTAGAGGGCCTgtcatttattaaaaactctAAAACTTCCCAAGAAATAATTGAAGTCTCCAGAATTGAACGTAGAGTCTTCTTTTAGTAATGATAGATTAGTCATAATGGTTTTGTTCTCCTTAGATCAAGTAAAAGCATAGAAAGTTTTGGCActtaattaaattatgaaagacaatggcgcaaaattttaaacgattaagtacCTATATTGCTAAATCCATTTTAGTAATTTATATAGCTAAAAATCAGTCTgcttttgacttaaaaaaaggctttagcattttactaaaacgtttaaaattttgcgccagTACTTTTGTAGGCCAAATCTATGAAAATGCACAAATGCtgtattttttgaacaaattgtAAATGAGATATCGtcggcggaaagcaaaattggtctaaatccactttttaccgaaaatgagataataatgcagttttactaatttgaggagGCTCTTCCCGAATTTTCAAAGcgtttttgccaaaaaaaattcttcagcatataatataatttaatgtttttttttttaatttaaatttttattctttccgTCTAGTTTACAGAAATAGCAATTTAGTCTATCGGTTAATTGCAATGCAGGATTGCAACATTTCATTTATGTTGTACTctaagaagtacaggaatgaGTATAGATTTATTACAGAAGAATAAGAAGTATACTTCTTATTCTTAggttgtactttttaatgttcaaTATTAACCATAGGTTGAGATTTCATTCTCTGTTTCCATAACAGAAATGGGAAATTTTATTGAGAGCTGTCTTCTGAACATAACTAGGTATACCTTTTTTTGAATTGTCAGTTCTATATTCGAAGTGAAATCTTATTCGGGTAGAACTCCTGatagcttttaaaaattgaagtgaacaaaaatattacgGGTGAACGATTATTCGGACGAAACTCCTGATAAGGttgaataactttaaaaattaaaaccaatgaCTGTATGAGTACAAAAGACACTTTCAGGGATAGCTCCCCATCCTTTTTATCCCTCTTATTATGTTTGCGCCGATAAGCAGGGCGTCGGAACTCGATTGTAGAAATCAATTTTCTGTTCTCACATTTTATGCGTTTTGTAAAGCTCTTAAATTTTGGCAAAGTTGTTCACCAAAGTGAAAACGATGGATTCTCATAAATCACATGAACTTTtatctaataaattaaaattttattttatttttaacttttgtcatattttttggtcattaaaaaaaaatcactttttttcaaataaaaaaatcatggtttcttattttaaaagctattttCTTATATATGACTCGTTCCGGTcatgaattttgtatttacttatTGTTGATACATTCAAACCCGATTAAGTGAAACGCttgggtttatttattttaagcagGTATTACAGTTCTGCTAGTTTATCAATGAAAAACATATGAATTTCGAAGAAATAACATGCAATATACATATTTGGGTTTTTCTATAGGTACATGCTTATTTTAAgaagaagaatattttttagtaAGGCATTTatggtttaaacaaaaaataaatcgtaaaataattttggccgcCTAAATCTTTCAAATCGACCTATGTGCGGAGTTAGCTAAAAGTTTTCTATTAAGCTTGGCGAACTCATGTTGGAACCTAGTTCTGTGGTGCACGAAAATGTGAAATCAGCAGGATGCGAGAAAAATATACACCATTTGAGGGGAACAAAATATTCATATATTAAAAAGATTCTcgaataaattcgaattatttaaaattaaaagtaagtatacgccacagtgaccatacTATAATGGGTTACTTTAAAGCGAAAGCACTGACTTTCACAAATTCACTCAAACTCAATATACATACACTGTTGTAAATATAAACATCGTTTACGAGTCACCCAACCAATAGTAGAATTGTAGTGGACTCTGTGGAATCAACTTTGTAATTTGGTACTGTTGCTCCTAGAcgcattttgttaaaaaaaagattcatgCTGAAGATTATGAAGAAAAGTGGAAAAGTAGCTAACTTTTATTTAGGTTGGTGTTTCTAATATTCTAAAAGTTTAAGTGGTTTTCCTTTTCTTACAATAAAAGTGCCTGATTGAAATCGAAACGGTCGcggatagaaaaaaaacaaaatgaaataatttgatAAGATTATTTAATCAGTAGTTAGTTATACATATATCTTTTTGTTTTCGTTGGGGACAGGTTGAGCGTTAAtacatgagttttttttacgtGATAGTAATtggaaattctaaaaaatttcaagactcAGTTGTGaacgttttgttttttaactagACCTTTTATAAAGTGATTATTATAGGtagggtaaattttttttgcttatagaatgataataaaaaaaaattctaggcgtctattaaggatttttttttggggccctgatttttgaaattaattttttagggGTTTTGAAAGCATTTTGCGAACAATTTCAAACTTATAGATTAGATTGATTTACCTTAAGGTAGGTGTACAAGAAATTGGATTGGAAAAAcgactgtggaccaaatctaggggtgattggaacaaATGCTGTTCGATGATATAATCAAGTATCCTTGGGTACTTAACCTAGGTCTTGCAGAGCTCACTAATGCCCGTCGTACACCTAGCGCTCAAAGCATTCAACGCaaatttaaaaccttaaattcTAATTGATGGTGCTTTCAATTATATTCAAACAACGAGTTTTAGACAGCTGGAGATCGCTGCTAaacgaattaataaaaaattatacgtATAGTGGCGtcgttttttataattaattgttAAATTCGCGTCGAATGCGTTGAACGCTAGGTGTACGACGGGCATAACTCCGTacgtgttgtaaagcagattttactctatgaaaatttatgactcttCTCTAAAAGGACCGCGGGTGTAAAGACAGACTTCAGCATATctctctccaaatcttccccacaaacattttattccattccttgaatttaagatcactcctgtctcatttgagaaaataaccatgataCTGTTACATAAAGTAATAATTCgacttttctgtaaaataaataggatgtgagtttaatttgagcaggagtgtatagatagatgaaattaataaaaagatagATAATAAATAGGTAGGATTctatttgtacaaaattatttttgtagtcACATTTCTGGGGTAACGGTAAAAAGTTGGTCATTTTATTTGGTAGGTTTATACAAAAATGGACAAAGGTAAATTGAAGGAAAAGGGTTTACTTTTTTCTTGTGAAAACTAATTCGAAATTCATTCGAATGCATTCGAAAATTTTCAGCTCTTGgtatcattattattataattataaaatttgaataatttataataataataattcacaacaaataataataataataataataatttgtaaatcattttttaatctaAAGCACTCAATCTGTTTtctaatgaattatatttataatttcttaaatgaattctgttttgattttattgatCAAATCAAATTAACTCTACGTAATGCAATCACTATCAATATCGGACCCTTATGATAGGCAAATGTGTGCGACAATGTTGCGtactttattaattattttattttattttattttttcactaagCGCAGTAGGTAAatgacaaaaatttaattttctgcaATGCCGATGATTGCTTTTTAATTGATCCTTAATCGTTCCCTAATTGATTTGTACCGTTGCCAACAATCTTCACAGTTCACAAATGGCCATTTATTTCAGTTGTATATAAAGAGTTAAAAATCAATCAATCTCTCACAAATTACATTCATGATGCCACGTCCAGCTAATGGAATCCTTGCTGCACAAAAGTACTCTTTTTATCTCTTATTTGTCCTTAAATTTCCCGGAATGTCTGTTGAAACACCAAAAATGCTGAATTATTTGTGGGAATGCTTATCTTGGTTTTCGGTCTTTGTACCATTGCATAtgtcattttgttttttcaaaaccgtTTACGATGGTTTTGAGCTTGAGAGTATGGATACTTTGTCAAACATTGGAATTCAGGGAGTATGGTTGTTTTGTAGTTCCATTACAATGTTAAACTATAAGCTGAAGTCAAAAGATTTGAACGATATAATTGATACAATTGAAGATGAATTTTTATGGAGATCTGCTAAAGGTATAAGAAATCAAGACAGTATTTATATTTGAACATTATTGATATtacgtttttaatatttttttaaggaaaaacatACGTTGACATGGAAAAAATCCACCGCTGTGCAAAATTCGTATCAATGTTTTGGCAATTTTTTCCATCATTTACTGTTGTCGGATCACTGCTACGTCCTTTGTTTAACAAACCTATAGACCTTCCGATTCCCATTTGGTATCCAATTGACAAAAAAGTGTGCCTGAAATTTTCATGCAAAGAAAATTTAGCTTTAAAGTTGTATCTTACTTTCAGAACCCCTATCAATTCGCTTTGGCTTATTTTCTTCAAGCTTGGGCTCAAATAATTGTAGTTTGCAGTTTTGCTGTTGGAAGTTCGTTTTTCTATTCTTTTGGATTGTTGTGTAGTGGTCAATTTAATATTACAAGATGTgcgttaaaaaatttaatatttacaaGTGGTGTTTATAAAAGGTAAGGATAACTTCGGTGAAGTGTGTATATCCGTAAATTACTTTTTCTTCAGGTTTTCAGAAACCCTTTCGGATAACTACGAACCTGATTCTGGTGAATATCATTTAGCAACAGAAAGAAGAGATATGAATTTTGCAAGAAAACGTTTTGAATCTtctgaaaattttcttttgaaagataTAGAAAATATTCAACCAGAAGCTTCTAAAGATCTTTGTgcaaaagatattaaaaaatttcgagCAGCCCTTAAAAAAGCGGTACAACACCATTATATTTTGATAAGACTTTGTGGAATGatggaaaaatttttgaacttttttgcaCTTCTTCGAGTTTTGGAAGTAACTTTACAAATGTGTTTTATGGCATTTGTATACGTTAGAACTTCAGATGTAAGAAATAGTTTGAACAAGCAAATACTTagagttaattttttatatttgttagttttttgtattactttttggAGTATTGGCAGCGGTAGACCTATTTTTGTTAACCTATCCAGCTGAATATATTAGCGAACAGAATAACTTGATAGGTTCTTCTTTAATGATGGGTCCTTGGTATTTGGTTTCCAAATATTTTCGAAATGATTTTTTGATCATAATAATGTTTTCTCAACAACCGATACAGTTTACTGCtgggaagatattacctttgaATGCAGATCGTTTAAGACAGGTAaatgggttttatttttttaaacacgatttatatttctttatttcAGGCAATCACAACAGCATTTTCTTACTACACCTTACTTTCGAGTTTTGATGagggttaaaaatattttcaaattgtatACGTACAAAAAATTTGATAGTCACAATTTCTATGAACTATGCatgtgtttgaatttttaagaaataaagatGTGTTAtaataaattacactggttaacaaaattaaactttttttttgttgccgaaacaaaaatatacttttgtgaaggttttcggtgtgctgaactcgaatctgaagtaaaaaaaaattaatcagctcgcgtttttgaaatattaccgttagaaaatgttagaaaatataaggaaaattttttgagcatatttagtaacggttttcataagtactatttaccacctttttaaatctgtttaaatctttccgatatcttttttacttcccgagatatcctaagttgtttggtatttttataaattttataacgtcattatcttctttatgatatatgaagccaaacccacttacttcagtttgagatatctcgggcaatataaaagatattgaaaagatttaaacaggtgtcgaaagatgatatagaaaccgttactaaatatgctcaaacaattttctttatacaaaagaataaggtccgaagaattaaaaaaaaaagtatttttgcattttctaacggtaatatctcaaaaacgagagctgattagttgtttctgacttcggattcgagttcagcacaccaaaaaccttcagaaaagtatatttttgtttcggcaacaaaacccttgtaaaccagtgttatactTTACCTTTAACTTTATCTATGACGCGACGATTGTTCAACAGCGCATATTTTGGATGTGAATTCGTGACGTTGGAGAGAAATTCGGGCAGAATGTCCTGAGTTGTAACTGCTTCAAAGAGCATCTCACCACTATCCGCATCGAGGCTGAATTCGCCCTTCAAAAAAACCTACGACGTGGTAGCTTACTTTCTTAGATCAAATTTAATAGAGGAGTTGGTATTAAACAGCTCGGCAGTATCAGTTTGGAAAGGGTTTAATTTACTTCGTTCAGGTCGGGGCCAAGGATTGTTGGCTTTAATTCTTTAAATGGGATGGTGTCATCTGTTTGTGTTCTCCATCGCCACCTTCCTACAGCTAAACCTTTCCAAACATAAAACAATCAAGTGAATCTTTTATAGAAGAtatatgtttaaaattttttctttacatTATATTCATATGTATTTATATGTACTGTACAAGTACATATAGACACATGAGTAAACTGTGTTTGTGTACATGTGAAACTTTTGCAATTATAACTTGTTTGAAGACCTTAAATACACAATCAAAATGTGCATCCACATGAGTATTGGCTAGACAAGCTTATAgaaacaatacaatttttttcattcaaaaataacaaaaaaaaacacaaagacaacaaaacaaaatgaaaagaaGTACCTAAAAGTCTTTAGAAACTGATTTTATTCTCTCAGGGAAAAAATCAATCAACATCCTTTTTTGATTCGACTTGAGtttgaaaaagaaaaggaaaagaaaaaaaaaaaaacaagaactgtTGTATGTCAATCATCTTGTTTTTCAAATTCAGAAAATCATCATGATCTACTTGTGAACAAATCTGGATTGAGGAATGTATACTTAGAATGTGGGATATAAAATACATACTACGATTTTGGCCTTGCTCTACATCACAACCTTCAACCCAGCAGGAGGGTTTTGTTTGTTAGTTCACATACCAATCCAAACAACATGGTGATTCAGTGAGaaaaagtatttcttttttatagttGAGTagacaaataatataaaatacttTACATCGAATACAAAGTGGTGAGTAAATTAACAATCACCACAATATCCTTTTTCGTTATACATAAATATGTACATTTATACAGAATAGAAAATAAcgtatgtaaaataaatttggtaCCTACATACGCTTTCATTCGGtttcaaaaacgattttagtttttggagtCACCTTGTATATTTGAAATACATATTGTATACATATTTACAAATACAGAACTATCTCGAAAATACTCATACGTTGTCGGTCGTTCTTATTCAACAACCAACCAAATAGCAGAATTTGTTTAGCATTCAACGCAAATTTATTTTACACCAAGGTTGAGTACGGTTACAGACTTTCACATTTCTAATAATTCAAAAAGGATAAATGGTATAAGGAGATGATGCTTTGGTTGGTATGTTCTCTATACCACATGTAAATAATAgtcaaataataaaagaaatacctaCTATCATAAAATCTTTGGTATAGAAGTGAAGTCAAGGAAAAACGGCGTCAGATTTGGCATTCCCAGACATGAGATAGGGACAATGTATTCCCTTAAGAAAgggaaaaaaaaggatttttatgtATATTATAGCATCGAGTCTCACTTAGAAGTATAAGGGTATGATTATAATGACGTGAATGACACATCGTATTAGATAGAAATCTCATAGATCATAATTTCATTTTATGAGGAGAACttacttaaaaaatgtttgcatttcaCAGGCATAAATGACTATAGACAATATGTATAATTAAAACAATGTAAAAGTCCGT includes the following:
- the LOC129914319 gene encoding ubiquitin domain-containing protein 1 gives rise to the protein MGGCIGLHSTDNETVSVSSASVSRPPTGPNVGPSRKNHPLCHETIRWRSDVPLTEGQLRSKRDEFWDTAPAFDGRKEIWDALRAATTAAEALDFQLAQAILDGANVSVPNGYLTECYDELGTQYKVPIYCLSYPINIVKEENGRDSPAEFSEPVDGGTEVILKLRISSTMSDVKLSVYSKDMIGQCKKKLQAVEGIDACCQRWFYSGKLLGDKVPLEDCHIQNGYVVQVIVNTEHYNHDMITSVPIAS
- the LOC129916496 gene encoding odorant receptor 83a, translating into MMPRPANGILAAQKYSFYLLFVLKFPGMSVETPKMLNYLWECLSWFSVFVPLHMSFCFFKTVYDGFELESMDTLSNIGIQGVWLFCSSITMLNYKLKSKDLNDIIDTIEDEFLWRSAKGKTYVDMEKIHRCAKFVSMFWQFFPSFTVVGSLLRPLFNKPIDLPIPIWYPIDKKNPYQFALAYFLQAWAQIIVVCSFAVGSSFFYSFGLLCSGQFNITRCALKNLIFTSGVYKRFSETLSDNYEPDSGEYHLATERRDMNFARKRFESSENFLLKDIENIQPEASKDLCAKDIKKFRAALKKAVQHHYILIRLCGMMEKFLNFFALLRVLEVTLQMCFMAFVYVRTSDFFVLLFGVLAAVDLFLLTYPAEYISEQNNLIGSSLMMGPWYLVSKYFRNDFLIIIMFSQQPIQFTAGKILPLNADRLRQAITTAFSYYTLLSSFDEG